From one Tiliqua scincoides isolate rTilSci1 chromosome 14, rTilSci1.hap2, whole genome shotgun sequence genomic stretch:
- the VPS29 gene encoding vacuolar protein sorting-associated protein 29, whose translation MLVLVLGDLHIPHRCNSLPAKFKKLLVPGKIQHILCTGNLCTKESYDYLKTLAGDVHVVRGDFDENLNYPEQKVVTVGQFKIGLIHGHQVIPWGDVASLALLQRQFDVDILISGHTHKFEAFEHENKFYINPGSATGAYSALENNIIPSFVLMDIQASTVVTYVYQLIGDDVKVERIEYKKS comes from the exons ATG TTGGTGCTAGTGTTAGGAGACCTTCACATCCCGCACCGCTGCAACAGCCTTCCAGCCAAGTTCAAGAAATTGCTGGTGCCAGGAAAGATTCAGCACATCCTCTGTACCGGAAACCTCTGCACAAAGGAGAGCTATGACTACCTCAAGACCCTGGCTGGTGATGTGCATGTCGTTAGAGGAGATTTTGATGAG AACTTGAACTACCCAGAACAGAAAGTTGTAACCGTTGGGCAGTTCAAGATTGGGCTGATCCACGGCCATCAAGTTATCCCTTGGGGAGACGTCGCCAGCCTGGCGTTACTGCAAAGGCAGTTTGATGTGGACATCCTCATTTCAgggcacacacacaaatttgAGGCCTTTGAACATGAAAACAAGTTCTACATCAACCCTGGATCGGCAACAGGAGCCTACAGTGCTTTGGAAAA CAATATCATTCCTTCATTTGTGCTGATGGACATCCAGGCTTCCACTGTTGTTACTTATGTGTATCAGCTGATTGGTGATGATGTGAAAGTAGAAAGAATTGAGTACAAGAAATCTTAA